A window of Candidatus Bathyarchaeota archaeon contains these coding sequences:
- a CDS encoding ribbon-helix-helix domain-containing protein, producing the protein MKLVTVLLPEAYLEGLDELVRANMYPSRSSVIRSAVRDLLKKELWENKRGR; encoded by the coding sequence ATGAAGTTAGTAACGGTTCTTTTACCAGAAGCCTACCTAGAAGGCTTAGACGAATTAGTTCGAGCCAACATGTACCCAAGCAGAAGCAGCGTCATCCGCAGCGCTGTTCGGGATTTGCTAAAGAAAGAACTTTGGGAGAACAAACGCGGAAGATAA
- a CDS encoding type II toxin-antitoxin system HicB family antitoxin encodes MVEVNDRKFTVILREEAEGYSAQVVELPGCISQGKTRKEVISNIKEAIEGYIEAFPEEIDQLSGKKELVEVSV; translated from the coding sequence ATGGTTGAAGTTAACGATAGGAAATTCACAGTCATTCTAAGAGAAGAAGCTGAAGGTTATTCAGCCCAAGTTGTTGAGCTACCTGGCTGTATTAGTCAAGGAAAAACCAGGAAAGAAGTTATATCAAACATCAAGGAAGCCATTGAAGGTTACATTGAAGCTTTCCCTGAAGAAATAGACCAGCTTAGCGGAAAAAAGGAGCTGGTGGAAGTCTCTGTCTGA
- a CDS encoding orotidine 5'-phosphate decarboxylase, producing MSFKIKMQEAAKSKKSPLILALDFPFQPAENRNNILIKAQKILEVVHPYIAAVKINHHLTLPLGIFDGVADLVEQIRGQGLLAIMDAKVNDIGNTNQTIAEYYYAAGFDAIIANPFVGWEEGLKPLFDVSKRLNRGVILLTYMSHKGASEGYGQTIVDIYTGVQTPQYVAFANKALEWGADGVVVGATVPDKIAEVKGILGNKVDVYSPGVGAQGGAAATAMRAGANYLIVGREITMSSNPAEAAQTILYSTKNL from the coding sequence TTGTCGTTTAAAATTAAAATGCAGGAAGCCGCAAAAAGCAAAAAATCCCCCCTCATCTTAGCGTTGGATTTCCCCTTTCAACCAGCCGAAAACCGCAACAACATACTCATTAAAGCGCAGAAAATCCTCGAAGTCGTCCACCCCTACATCGCCGCCGTAAAAATCAACCATCACCTCACGTTGCCGTTGGGTATCTTTGACGGCGTCGCGGATCTTGTAGAGCAGATACGTGGGCAGGGTTTGCTAGCGATTATGGATGCCAAAGTCAACGACATAGGCAACACCAACCAAACCATAGCTGAATACTACTATGCAGCAGGATTCGACGCCATCATCGCGAATCCGTTTGTGGGTTGGGAAGAAGGCTTAAAACCACTTTTTGACGTTTCCAAACGCCTCAATCGTGGAGTCATCTTGCTTACCTACATGAGCCATAAAGGTGCCTCTGAAGGATACGGACAAACCATCGTGGACATCTACACGGGTGTTCAGACGCCGCAGTATGTCGCGTTTGCCAACAAAGCTTTAGAGTGGGGTGCAGACGGCGTGGTTGTAGGCGCAACAGTGCCTGACAAAATAGCAGAAGTCAAAGGTATCTTAGGCAACAAAGTTGACGTCTACTCGCCTGGTGTAGGGGCACAGGGCGGCGCTGCAGCAACAGCGATGCGTGCGGGCGCCAACTACTTGATTGTCGGCAGAGAAATAACGATGTCAAGTAACCCTGCGGAAGCTGCACAGACGATTCTGTATTCGACAAAAAATTTGTAA
- a CDS encoding type II toxin-antitoxin system HicA family toxin codes for MSYRKLLKALNKAGFKIVHQRGSHIFLTDGVHKITVPRHEVIQKGTLLAILQQAGLTRKEFLKLL; via the coding sequence ATTTCTTACCGCAAACTCCTCAAAGCCTTAAACAAGGCAGGTTTTAAAATTGTTCATCAGCGTGGAAGCCATATTTTCCTGACTGATGGTGTTCATAAGATTACTGTCCCACGACATGAGGTTATCCAGAAGGGAACTCTTCTGGCGATTCTCCAGCAGGCTGGTTTGACGAGAAAGGAGTTTCTCAAATTACTATGA
- a CDS encoding D-fructose 1,6-bisphosphatase gives MKTQLDWQQILTECKTNIQTAIKPLFKTLREPQPNLGMGAGGDLMKPVDLAAETAIVETLKRHNISFTLISEESGVKEYGNSPNGCYLCVDPIDGTTNLIHGLPFYASSIAVSSQPELGAVYAGMVADLAHDEVFIGLEGKGAYRNGERLHASKTASLDEAVIGLDLNAYKAKLNMTCAAALIENIKHTRHFGANALEVCHVAAGLTDGFIDIRNKIRTTDVAAAFLIAKEAGAIVTDANNKPINVPLDPKQTLNFVASANMEIHKQILSLVQSDV, from the coding sequence ATGAAAACCCAACTTGACTGGCAACAAATCCTAACCGAATGCAAAACCAACATCCAAACAGCCATAAAACCGCTCTTCAAAACCCTCCGCGAGCCTCAACCGAACTTGGGCATGGGCGCAGGAGGCGACCTGATGAAACCCGTAGATTTAGCCGCTGAAACCGCCATCGTTGAAACCCTCAAGCGTCACAACATCTCGTTTACTTTAATTAGTGAAGAGTCAGGCGTCAAAGAATATGGCAACTCACCAAACGGCTGCTACCTGTGCGTGGATCCCATTGATGGAACCACCAACCTCATCCATGGGCTGCCCTTCTATGCCTCATCCATAGCGGTTTCAAGCCAACCTGAGCTGGGTGCGGTTTATGCGGGGATGGTTGCGGATTTGGCTCATGATGAAGTCTTCATTGGCCTCGAAGGAAAAGGTGCGTACCGAAACGGTGAACGACTACACGCCTCGAAAACCGCAAGCTTGGATGAAGCGGTCATCGGTTTAGACCTAAACGCCTACAAAGCCAAACTAAACATGACCTGTGCAGCCGCTTTAATCGAAAACATCAAGCACACTCGTCACTTCGGCGCCAACGCCCTCGAAGTGTGCCATGTCGCAGCAGGCCTTACAGATGGCTTCATCGATATACGCAACAAAATCCGAACAACAGACGTCGCCGCAGCATTCCTCATCGCCAAAGAGGCAGGCGCAATAGTCACCGACGCAAACAACAAACCCATAAACGTACCCCTCGATCCCAAGCAGACGTTGAATTTTGTTGCTTCAGCAAACATGGAGATTCATAAACAAATCCTAAGCTTGGTTCAATCTGATGTTTAA
- a CDS encoding metallophosphoesterase — translation MFNLLLPHPAALVKSEKNSTLLIADPHIGWEMELQEKGIHVPSQTIKLLNKLTAILAEYKPDALVVLGDVKYTVVSSEMGEWRDIPDFFKKIQSHVGDIAIVRGNHDANLEPLLPENVKLLPATGVVIGDVGVFHGHKWPSPAVLGCKTLVMGHLHPVVVFRDPTGCKMTRQVWMRANLDSEALAKTLLQKSNIKSVGSVEETLQKNFGIKLRASELYIMPSFNDFLGGRPINESKPKREIDAEALIGPVLRSEAVDVDNSELYLLDGIYLGTLDNLRKLS, via the coding sequence ATGTTTAATTTGCTTTTGCCTCACCCCGCCGCGCTGGTTAAATCGGAAAAAAACAGCACGCTCCTCATCGCTGACCCCCACATCGGCTGGGAAATGGAGCTACAAGAAAAAGGCATCCATGTACCGAGCCAAACAATCAAGCTGCTAAACAAGTTAACAGCCATCCTAGCCGAGTATAAGCCAGATGCATTGGTAGTTTTAGGCGACGTTAAGTACACGGTGGTTTCAAGCGAAATGGGCGAGTGGCGTGACATCCCGGATTTCTTCAAAAAAATCCAGTCACACGTCGGCGACATCGCAATCGTGCGGGGCAACCACGACGCCAACCTTGAGCCACTTCTCCCAGAAAACGTAAAACTTCTGCCTGCCACTGGAGTAGTGATTGGGGATGTGGGGGTTTTTCATGGGCATAAGTGGCCGTCTCCCGCGGTTTTGGGCTGTAAAACCCTTGTTATGGGGCATTTGCATCCTGTGGTGGTTTTCCGTGACCCAACTGGTTGCAAGATGACGCGACAGGTGTGGATGAGGGCAAACTTGGACAGCGAAGCCTTGGCGAAAACGCTACTGCAAAAGAGCAACATCAAAAGCGTTGGGTCAGTTGAGGAGACCCTTCAGAAAAACTTCGGCATCAAACTCAGGGCGTCGGAACTCTACATTATGCCCAGCTTCAACGACTTCCTCGGTGGCAGACCCATAAACGAATCCAAACCCAAACGTGAAATCGACGCCGAAGCCCTCATTGGACCCGTGCTGCGGTCGGAGGCAGTAGATGTCGATAATTCTGAGCTTTATCTTTTGGATGGAATTTATTTGGGAACCTTAGATAATTTGAGGAAGCTCAGTTGA